The following proteins are co-located in the Paludibaculum fermentans genome:
- a CDS encoding M20/M25/M40 family metallo-hydrolase → MRVVFYGFILAVAAWWMFWTPGCGVADVRTTSDANLAPLALQLRRDVNVLAGEIGERNLSFKPRQLEQAAAFIETALKNAGYSSESQRYKVGAASARNVEAVVTGSFIPREIVVVGAHYDSVADSPGADDNASGVAVVLALAREFASTKPRRTVRFVGFTNEESPYFWTDDMGSLVYAKRCRQQGDNVVAMLSVESVGFFSESAASQRYPVGLGLIYPSKGDFLAFVGDLKSRPLLHAVMREFRGPAALPSVGASLPNAVPGAGWSDHWSFWQQGFPAIEVTDTAPYRNPNYHTPMDTPDRLDYVRLARVTRGLQVVLQALANPPDY, encoded by the coding sequence ATGCGCGTGGTTTTCTACGGGTTCATTCTCGCGGTGGCCGCGTGGTGGATGTTCTGGACTCCCGGTTGCGGCGTCGCGGACGTTCGGACGACCAGCGATGCAAACCTGGCGCCACTCGCCCTTCAGTTGCGCCGCGATGTGAATGTACTTGCCGGCGAGATCGGGGAGCGGAACCTGTCCTTCAAGCCCCGGCAACTGGAGCAGGCTGCGGCCTTTATCGAGACCGCGCTAAAGAACGCGGGGTACTCTTCCGAATCCCAGCGTTACAAGGTCGGCGCCGCTTCTGCACGAAACGTGGAAGCGGTGGTGACGGGCTCCTTCATCCCGCGAGAGATTGTAGTCGTGGGCGCGCATTACGACAGCGTCGCCGATAGTCCTGGAGCGGACGATAACGCCAGCGGTGTGGCCGTCGTGCTCGCGCTGGCTCGCGAGTTCGCGTCCACGAAGCCCCGGCGCACCGTCCGGTTCGTGGGCTTCACCAATGAGGAGTCACCCTACTTTTGGACCGATGACATGGGCAGCCTGGTCTATGCAAAGAGATGCCGGCAGCAGGGCGACAACGTCGTGGCCATGCTGAGCGTTGAGTCGGTCGGTTTCTTTTCGGAATCCGCCGCAAGCCAGCGTTACCCAGTGGGCCTGGGGCTGATCTACCCGTCGAAGGGCGATTTTCTCGCCTTTGTTGGCGACCTGAAATCCCGCCCGTTGCTCCACGCCGTGATGCGCGAGTTCCGGGGGCCGGCTGCCTTGCCGTCCGTAGGTGCGTCCCTGCCGAATGCCGTACCCGGAGCAGGCTGGTCCGATCACTGGTCGTTCTGGCAGCAAGGCTTTCCCGCCATTGAAGTGACAGACACGGCTCCGTACCGCAATCCTAACTACCACACTCCGATGGACACACCGGACCGTCTCGACTATGTCCGCCTCGCACGCGTGACTCGCGGCCTGCAAGTAGTTCTGCAAGCACTCGCGAATCCTCCAGATTATTGA
- a CDS encoding alpha/beta fold hydrolase produces the protein MTRRTYLLKSAGVAGLLSAARALPLNEGPAAREMTASEFHSSRRFVETRFGRIAYVERGHGSAAVFLHGLPLNGFQWRGALARLSPHRRCIAPDFLGLGYTETRPGQDLAPATQAAMIDAFLEALSIPAADVVANDSGGAVAQLLTAKYPKRVRTLLLTNCDVDTNSPPKAMAPHLEAARKGELAPALARQIADKAFARSSDGLGGVCYTNPANLTDEAIDTYLTPLVSSDARRAQLHGYMLAFEPNPLPAIGPVLRKRGLPVRMVWGTADQFFDATWADWLDRTFPHSRGVRRVEGAKLFFPEERPDLIAEEALRLWTGERSV, from the coding sequence ATGACACGCAGAACATATTTACTGAAATCGGCCGGCGTGGCGGGTCTTCTCTCCGCCGCCCGCGCGCTGCCGCTCAACGAGGGGCCAGCCGCCCGCGAAATGACGGCCAGCGAATTCCACTCCTCGCGCAGGTTCGTCGAGACACGTTTCGGCCGCATCGCTTATGTGGAGCGCGGCCACGGCTCGGCCGCTGTCTTCCTGCACGGCCTCCCCTTGAACGGCTTCCAGTGGCGCGGAGCCCTCGCCCGTCTCTCGCCGCATCGCCGCTGCATCGCGCCCGACTTCCTGGGGCTCGGGTACACCGAAACCCGGCCCGGTCAGGACCTGGCCCCGGCCACGCAGGCCGCGATGATCGACGCATTCCTGGAAGCGCTCTCGATCCCGGCCGCCGACGTGGTGGCGAACGACAGCGGCGGAGCAGTGGCCCAGTTGCTCACCGCAAAGTACCCGAAGCGCGTCCGTACGCTGCTCTTGACCAACTGCGACGTGGACACGAACAGCCCGCCCAAGGCCATGGCTCCACACCTCGAAGCCGCCCGCAAGGGAGAACTGGCGCCGGCGCTCGCGCGGCAGATTGCGGACAAGGCGTTCGCGCGATCCAGCGACGGACTGGGCGGGGTCTGCTACACGAATCCGGCTAATCTGACGGACGAAGCTATCGATACCTACCTGACGCCCTTGGTAAGCTCCGACGCGCGCCGTGCGCAATTGCACGGCTACATGCTGGCGTTCGAACCCAATCCACTGCCGGCGATCGGGCCGGTATTGAGGAAGCGCGGCCTGCCGGTACGCATGGTCTGGGGCACGGCCGATCAGTTCTTTGACGCGACATGGGCCGACTGGCTGGATCGGACCTTCCCGCATTCGAGAGGAGTCAGGCGTGTGGAAGGCGCGAAGCTCTTCTTCCCCGAGGAGCGGCCGGACCTGATCGCGGAAGAGGCGCTGCGGCTGTGGACGGGAGAGCGATCGGTCTGA